From the genome of Glycine max cultivar Williams 82 chromosome 2, Glycine_max_v4.0, whole genome shotgun sequence, one region includes:
- the LOC102670128 gene encoding uncharacterized protein yields the protein MEYKAYWALKFLNFDETASREQRRLQLLELEEMRLNAYESSKLYKEKVKKHHDKKLLKKDFKPGQQVLLFNSRHKLFPGKLKSKWSGPFTIKKVRPYGAVELCDPQSKDPDRTWVVNGQKLKQYHGGAIERLNIVLCLDPG from the coding sequence ATGGAATATAAAGCATATTGGGCATTGaaatttttgaactttgatgaaaCCGCATCCAGAGAACAAAGGAGGCTACAACTCTTGGAATTGGAAGAAATGAGATTAAATGCTTACGAATCCTCAAagttgtataaagaaaaagttaaaaagcATCATGACAAAAAGTTACTCAAGAAAGACTTCAAACCAGGGCAGCAAGTGTTACTGTTCAACTCAAGACATAAATTGTTCCCAGGGAAGCTTAAATCTAAATGGTCTGGACCATTTACCATCAAGAAAGTCCGACCATATGGAGCAGTGGAGCTTTGTGATCCTCAATCTAAAGATCCTGACAGGACATGGGTGGTGAACGGACAAAAGTTGAAACAATACCATGGTGGAGCAATAGAAAGATTGAACATTGTTCTATGCTTGGATCCAGGATAA